From a region of the Pongo abelii isolate AG06213 chromosome 9, NHGRI_mPonAbe1-v2.0_pri, whole genome shotgun sequence genome:
- the OMP gene encoding olfactory marker protein — translation MGTLTPHTHPILRTGWGWEEPVAKGGEEGRAESRRGPPLVASSLHGPRLQPTWVLGVGGSSTWAMAEDRPQQPQLDMPLVLDQGLTRQMRLRMESLKQRGEKRQDGEKLLRPAESVYRLNFTQQQRLQFERWNVVLDKPGKVTITGTSQNWTPDLTNLMTRQLLDPTAIFWRKEDSDAMDWNEADALEFGERLSDLAKIRKVMYFLITFGEGVEPANLKASVVFNQL, via the coding sequence ATGGGGACTCTCACCCCTCACACACACCCCATTTTGAGAACTGGGTGGGGCTGGGAAGAGCCAGTGGcaaagggaggggaagagggaagggcaGAAAGTAGGCGGGGCCCCCCTTTGGTGGCCTCTTCTCTCCACGGCCCCAGGCTCCAGCCCACTTGGGTCCTTGGCGTTGGTGGCAGCAGCACTTGGGCCATGGCGGAGGACAGGCCGCAGCAGCCGCAGCTGGACATGCCACTGGTCCTGGACCAGGGCCTGACCAGGCAGATGCGGCTACGCATGGAGAGCCTGAAGCAGCGCGGGGAGAAGCGCCAGGATGGGGAGAAGCTGCTGCGGCCAGCGGAGTCTGTGTACCGCCTCAACTTCACCCAGCAACAGCGGCTGCAGTTTGAGCGCTGGAATGTCGTGCTGGACAAGCCGGGCAAGGTCACCATCACAGGCACCTCGCAGAACTGGACGCCTGACCTCACCAACCTCATGACACGCCAGCTGCTGGACCCCACTGCCATCTTCTGGCGCAAGGAGGACTCGGATGCCATGGATTGGAACGAGGCTGACGCCCTGGAGTTTGGGGAGCGCCTGTCAGACCTGGCCAAGATCCGCAAAGTCATGTACTTCCTCATCACCTTTGGCGAGGGTGTGGAGCCCGCCAACCTCAAGGCCTCCGTGGTTTTTAACCAGCTCTGA